A section of the Tenrec ecaudatus isolate mTenEca1 chromosome 10, mTenEca1.hap1, whole genome shotgun sequence genome encodes:
- the LOC142457726 gene encoding beta-lactoglobulin codes for MALTRWPLLLLTLGLGLAGAQETLEEVPLQQDFDVQKAEGHWITLQLAATHPGLVSPDDPLRLSLHSIRATDQGDLDFLLFWMGQGVCQGLDVIVHPTRLRGQYQGTFEAVGRVLVRVVGTNYESLLLHVRVEQDAETNALWALLARTAPGDPEWLGRFQAYVQQFHLEKVPIFNGDGQCPPPDTRVRP; via the exons ATGGCCCTGACAAGGTGGCCGCTCCTGCTGCTGACCCTCGGCCTGGGCCTGGCCGGCGCACAGGAGACCCTGGAGGAAGTGCCCTTGCAGCAGGACTTTGATGTTCAGAAG GCAGAAGGACACTGGATAACCCTCCAGCTTGCTGCCACCCACCCAGGCCTGGTGTCCCCAGACGACCCCCTGAGGCTCTCTCTGCACTCCATCCGGGCCACAGACCAAGGGGACCTGGATTTCCTGCTCTTCTGGAT GGGCCAGGGGGTATGTCAAGGCCTGGACGTCATCGTCCACCCGACCAGGCTGCGGGGCCAGTACCAAGGCACCT TTGAGGCCGTCGGCCGAGTGCTGGTCCGAGTCGTGGGCACCAACTATGAGAGCCTGCTTCTGCATGTGCGAGTGGAACAGGACGCGGAGACCAACGCCCTGTGGGCACTGCTGG CAAGGACAGCACCAGGGGACCCCGAGTGGCTGGGGCGGTTCCAGGCATATGTCCAGCAGTTCCATCTGGAGAAAGTCCCTATCTTCAATGGGGATG GCCAATGCCCCCCACCCGACACCCGGGTCAGGCCCTGA